In Pseudobdellovibrionaceae bacterium, the sequence GATGCAGCGTCCGCCAGCTTTTGTACGGATTCACTTGGGCCGAGGCCGCGAAGGCGATCCATCCCGTGAAGAGAAATGTGAGTGCGGCCTTCATCAACGTATTTTGATTTTTCATTCGAGTGGCCATTGCAGCATGGCCCCAAATATTTGACAACACGGGAGGGTTTAAGAATGATGTCACTTCCAACGGAGGTTTCAACAGTGCGAGTACAATCTTTGATCGTGAAGTCGGTTCTGGCAGCGGGTTTGGTTTTGGCTTTGGGTGCGTGCGGATCTAAAAAAACCACAACGGACGCCGCAGCAGGTGACGGCGGCTCGGGCTCGCCTTCCATTGAAAACACCCCCATGACTTTCGCCGCTGAAGGCAGCGACAGCGGTAAAATCGACGGTCTGCAAACCATCAACTTCGATTACGACAAAGCCGCATTGTCCGCGGACGCGCGTTCGAAGATCCAAGGCAACGCCGAGTGGCTCAAAGCCCGCGCGAACGTCGGTCTGCAAATCGAAGGTCACTGCGACAATCGCGGTTCGATCGAATACAACCTTTCGTTGGGTGAGCGCCGCGCACAAGCCGTGAAGAACTACATGGTCAGCCTGGGTGTTGCGGGCGATCGTTTGAGCGTCATCAGCTACGGTAAAGAGAAGCCGCTGGCTCAAGGCGATAGCGAGTCGGACATGGCGAAAAACCGCCGTGCGAACTTCCTGCCCTTGAATCGGTAATGGTTCAGAAAAGTCTTCGTTCTAGTTGTCGGCCCGCGGGGCCGCTTCATTTCGGCGGCGCCCTGAGACTTGTGCTCAGTGGCGCTTTTCTCGTTCTGGGCTCCTTTTTGAGCGTGGGCTGTTCCACGATTCCCGCTCCGGTCCAGGACTATGCTCTGGCACGCGCGGCCCTCGAGGCTTGTAAAGCCGTGGAAGCTGCGCGATACTCTCAAGGTTACTATCACCGTGGTCTTGAGAATTACGCCCGCGCCGAGGTTTTGTACCGTGAACGCGAGTATCAAGAGGCCCGGGAACTTTTCGTCCGGGCGCGGCTGGATTTCGAGAAAGCCGAAAACTC encodes:
- a CDS encoding OmpA family protein, coding for MSLPTEVSTVRVQSLIVKSVLAAGLVLALGACGSKKTTTDAAAGDGGSGSPSIENTPMTFAAEGSDSGKIDGLQTINFDYDKAALSADARSKIQGNAEWLKARANVGLQIEGHCDNRGSIEYNLSLGERRAQAVKNYMVSLGVAGDRLSVISYGKEKPLAQGDSESDMAKNRRANFLPLNR
- a CDS encoding DUF4398 domain-containing protein is translated as MGCSTIPAPVQDYALARAALEACKAVEAARYSQGYYHRGLENYARAEVLYREREYQEARELFVRARLDFEKAENSAQVQRKKSGEVL